A stretch of the Saprospiraceae bacterium genome encodes the following:
- a CDS encoding NADP-dependent oxidoreductase produces MQAIIRTKAGKEFSTMKVQNIENSMTQSGELKVKMVSSRINPVDMDLMKGFPTLKYRNPQIGGIDGAGIVLEVAPNVKDFSVGDKVIFYRLFSDIGTWAEEINIPANDCAKIPNNIDVKEAGTIALPLLTAYDSITQLNAKKGEKILIHGVGGGVGFQALQVAKQMGLFVIGTGSQSDKAVLDKAGLDQFIDYKTQDFSQVLRTREVDYVFDVLGEDILKKSIALLPKKSSFCKVC; encoded by the coding sequence ATGCAAGCAATTATTAGAACAAAAGCAGGTAAAGAATTTTCAACAATGAAAGTCCAAAACATAGAAAATTCTATGACTCAATCGGGGGAGTTAAAAGTAAAAATGGTAAGTAGCCGAATTAATCCTGTGGATATGGATTTAATGAAAGGTTTTCCTACGTTGAAGTACAGAAATCCACAAATTGGAGGTATTGATGGAGCAGGAATCGTTTTAGAAGTTGCGCCTAATGTAAAAGATTTTTCTGTTGGTGATAAGGTTATTTTTTACAGATTATTCAGTGACATTGGAACTTGGGCGGAAGAAATTAATATTCCTGCAAACGATTGTGCAAAAATTCCCAACAATATAGACGTTAAGGAAGCAGGAACAATTGCTTTACCTTTACTCACAGCTTATGATAGTATAACTCAATTAAACGCAAAGAAAGGCGAAAAGATCCTTATTCATGGAGTTGGCGGTGGCGTGGGATTTCAAGCATTGCAAGTAGCCAAACAAATGGGACTTTTTGTAATTGGCACAGGCAGTCAATCGGACAAAGCCGTTTTAGATAAAGCAGGACTTGACCAATTTATTGACTATAAAACACAAGACTTTTCGCAGGTTTTACGAACCAGAGAAGTTGATTATGTTTTTGACGTACTTGGTGAAGACATTCTTAAAAAATCAATTGCTTTACTGCCTAAAAAAAGTAGTTTCTGTAAAGTTTGTTGA
- a CDS encoding VOC family protein, which translates to MTNSINWFEIPVIDFARAKIFYETLYGAEIMEMPFPDGKYGMLPCDMEKGVGGGIAQYEGFEPSTKGALIYLNGGEDLSLPLSKVESAGGKIVLPKTSIGQNGFMAHIIDTEGNKVALHSMK; encoded by the coding sequence ATGACAAATTCAATTAATTGGTTCGAAATCCCAGTAATAGATTTCGCAAGAGCAAAAATATTCTATGAAACATTGTATGGTGCTGAAATTATGGAAATGCCTTTCCCTGATGGAAAATATGGTATGTTACCTTGTGATATGGAAAAAGGTGTAGGTGGTGGAATAGCACAATACGAAGGATTTGAACCTTCAACAAAAGGAGCATTAATCTATTTGAATGGTGGCGAAGATTTAAGCTTACCACTTTCAAAAGTAGAAAGTGCAGGCGGGAAAATTGTTTTACCAAAAACTTCAATTGGACAAAATGGTTTTATGGCTCACATTATAGACACTGAAGGAAATAAGGTTGCATTACATTCAATGAAATAA
- a CDS encoding nucleotidyltransferase domain-containing protein, with translation MKEINTNIDQINKLCISNKVKALFAFGSVTTNNFNVDSDIDLVVDIDESDPINYSDYYFNLKLQLENLFRRHIDLLEQKAIKNPYLKKEIDQTKVLIYGK, from the coding sequence ATGAAAGAAATTAATACAAATATTGATCAAATAAATAAACTTTGCATCTCCAACAAAGTAAAAGCTCTCTTTGCATTTGGTTCAGTTACAACAAACAATTTTAATGTGGATAGCGATATTGATTTAGTTGTTGATATTGACGAAAGCGATCCTATTAATTATTCTGACTACTATTTCAATCTTAAATTACAACTCGAAAATCTGTTCAGAAGACATATTGATCTATTGGAACAAAAAGCAATTAAAAATCCTTACCTAAAAAAAGAAATAGATCAGACTAAAGTACTTATCTATGGAAAATGA
- a CDS encoding beta-lactamase family protein, with protein MDRIDSIMNNYFTENKLVGVSIGIVKDGKIYLTKGYGTREIGTSKPIDSLTNFLTCSVTKLFTATAIMQLSEQGKIDITQKLIYYLPEFKMKDKRYKDITIEHLLTHSSGLPWDIELKKSPNDSSSLRKLVYSLNNKVLDFAPGTKFDGAKTYSNAAYDILGYLVQKISGKQYESYIRDNILLKSNMPNSFTDYLKIPTDRRSTPHILKKGNVKVGGMYTENAEHSPSGNLNSCSLDLSNWIIQNLNIYKDSTSFNGIIKSSTLNNIWTTRFVAPQNKNVSIGLGWWITNSESLGKYYWHVGDNPGFSSTLMIFPEHNFGITVLSNQMYSEQIVWNKIPFDIINLFKDDWKR; from the coding sequence TTGGATAGGATAGACAGCATTATGAATAATTATTTTACCGAAAATAAACTGGTTGGTGTTTCAATAGGCATTGTTAAAGACGGGAAAATTTATTTGACAAAAGGTTATGGAACACGAGAAATTGGCACATCAAAACCAATTGACAGTCTGACAAACTTTCTCACTTGCTCAGTTACGAAATTATTTACTGCAACTGCAATTATGCAATTATCTGAGCAGGGCAAAATCGACATTACCCAAAAACTTATCTACTACTTGCCTGAGTTCAAAATGAAAGACAAGAGATATAAGGACATAACCATTGAACACCTTTTGACTCACAGTTCTGGACTTCCCTGGGACATAGAGTTAAAAAAATCACCCAATGACAGTAGCTCCTTAAGAAAACTTGTTTACAGTTTAAATAATAAGGTTCTGGATTTTGCTCCGGGAACAAAATTCGATGGGGCAAAAACCTATAGCAATGCCGCTTATGATATATTAGGTTACCTGGTGCAAAAAATATCGGGCAAACAATACGAGAGCTACATAAGAGATAACATTCTTTTAAAGTCGAATATGCCAAACAGCTTCACTGACTACTTGAAAATTCCTACAGATAGAAGGAGCACTCCACATATTTTAAAAAAGGGCAATGTTAAAGTTGGGGGTATGTATACTGAGAATGCTGAGCATTCGCCAAGCGGAAACTTGAATTCTTGTTCACTTGATCTATCCAATTGGATAATTCAAAATTTGAATATTTATAAAGATTCGACCTCATTTAATGGTATTATAAAGAGCAGCACACTAAATAATATCTGGACAACAAGATTTGTTGCACCACAAAATAAAAATGTGTCAATCGGACTTGGGTGGTGGATTACAAATTCTGAATCATTAGGGAAGTATTATTGGCACGTTGGCGATAATCCAGGTTTCTCATCGACACTAATGATTTTTCCAGAACACAACTTCGGAATAACTGTTCTGAGTAATCAAATGTATTCTGAGCAAATAGTGTGGAATAAAATTCCGTTTGACATTATAAATTTATTCAAAGACGATTGGAAAAGATAA
- a CDS encoding TfoX/Sxy family protein: MAYDEHLANRVREKFVELPNVTEKEMMGGLTFMYNDKMCVGIIKDELMCRIDPTLHETEIEKIGCRTMDFTKRPMKGYIMIDENGMKTQADFDYWINLALDFNAKAKSSKKPKKPSH, from the coding sequence ATGGCTTACGATGAACATTTAGCAAATCGAGTGAGAGAAAAATTTGTCGAGCTACCCAACGTTACTGAAAAAGAAATGATGGGTGGCTTGACATTTATGTACAACGACAAAATGTGTGTTGGAATTATTAAAGATGAATTAATGTGCAGAATTGACCCAACATTGCACGAAACTGAAATTGAAAAAATTGGTTGCCGAACAATGGACTTTACAAAGCGACCAATGAAAGGTTACATAATGATAGACGAGAACGGAATGAAAACACAAGCCGACTTTGACTATTGGATAAACCTTGCTCTTGACTTTAATGCCAAAGCGAAATCAAGTAAGAAACCGAAAAAGCCCAGCCACTAA
- a CDS encoding helix-turn-helix transcriptional regulator, translating to MKRIKRKSDCPINFAMEIFGDRWTFLIVRDLMFKGKHFYGEFLMSEEGIATNTLADRLSLLEINGIVSKSSDPSHKQKIMYSLTQKGIDLVPVLVEFIMWSAKYDKDSAVDMKFVKSVKRDKVGLISQISSRLVEELGVS from the coding sequence ATGAAACGAATAAAAAGAAAATCGGATTGTCCGATAAATTTTGCAATGGAAATTTTTGGTGATAGGTGGACTTTCCTAATTGTTAGAGATTTAATGTTTAAAGGAAAACACTTTTATGGTGAATTTCTAATGTCAGAAGAAGGAATTGCAACTAATACACTTGCTGATAGATTGTCATTGCTTGAAATTAATGGTATAGTCAGCAAGTCAAGCGACCCAAGTCATAAGCAAAAGATAATGTATAGTCTTACTCAAAAAGGAATTGATTTAGTTCCTGTTTTGGTTGAATTTATAATGTGGTCTGCAAAGTATGATAAGGATTCTGCTGTCGATATGAAATTTGTCAAAAGTGTCAAACGAGATAAAGTCGGTCTAATTTCTCAAATTTCAAGTCGTCTTGTTGAAGAGTTGGGGGTCTCGTAG
- a CDS encoding DUF86 domain-containing protein, with product MENDIKVWLNDIKQAIQEINQFQPDKKNFLTFQKDLKTKRAIERNIEIIGEAVNRILKVKPEFQLTNARKIVDTRNRISHGYDSVSEDIIWSIIVRDIPNLEKEIEHLLSS from the coding sequence ATGGAAAATGATATCAAGGTTTGGCTTAACGATATTAAACAAGCCATACAAGAAATTAATCAATTTCAGCCAGACAAGAAAAACTTCTTAACTTTTCAAAAAGATTTAAAAACTAAAAGAGCAATAGAACGAAATATCGAAATTATTGGTGAAGCTGTAAACAGAATATTAAAAGTAAAGCCAGAATTTCAATTGACTAATGCTAGAAAAATTGTAGATACAAGAAATAGAATTAGTCACGGTTATGATAGTGTTTCCGAAGATATAATTTGGTCAATCATAGTTCGTGATATTCCTAATTTGGAGAAAGAAATTGAACATCTCTTAAGTTCATAG
- a CDS encoding type II toxin-antitoxin system HicB family antitoxin has product MNHKYEIIIYWSETDQSFIAEVPELAGCKSDGKTYQEAISNVQIVIDEWIETANSIGRPIPTPKGKLMYA; this is encoded by the coding sequence ATGAATCATAAATATGAAATTATTATTTACTGGAGCGAAACTGATCAATCGTTTATTGCTGAAGTCCCCGAATTAGCAGGTTGTAAATCAGACGGAAAAACATATCAAGAAGCCATATCCAATGTTCAAATTGTAATTGATGAATGGATTGAAACAGCCAATTCTATAGGAAGGCCAATTCCAACTCCCAAAGGAAAATTGATGTACGCATAA
- a CDS encoding GNAT family N-acetyltransferase, giving the protein MIIREAKIDDIKQIQIVRNSVTENTLSNPNLVTDEDCVEFITERGKGWVCEIEKQIVGFAIADLKENNIWALFLNPKFEKKGIGQLLHKIMLDWYFTQTKEKVWLGTAFNTRAEQFYRKAGWTEVGTHGTKEIKFEMTYNDWTTSPNR; this is encoded by the coding sequence ATGATTATTAGAGAAGCTAAAATTGACGACATAAAACAAATTCAAATCGTAAGAAATTCTGTAACAGAAAATACATTGTCAAATCCTAACCTGGTGACAGATGAAGATTGCGTAGAGTTTATTACGGAAAGAGGAAAAGGATGGGTTTGCGAAATTGAAAAGCAAATTGTGGGTTTTGCTATTGCTGACTTAAAAGAAAATAACATTTGGGCGTTATTTTTAAACCCAAAATTTGAGAAAAAAGGTATTGGACAACTATTACACAAAATTATGTTGGACTGGTATTTTACACAGACGAAGGAAAAGGTTTGGTTAGGAACAGCTTTTAATACAAGAGCAGAACAGTTTTACAGAAAAGCAGGCTGGACAGAAGTTGGAACACACGGAACAAAGGAAATTAAATTCGAAATGACATATAATGACTGGACAACAAGCCCGAACCGCTAA
- a CDS encoding phosphatase PAP2 family protein, with protein MGLGFFTSFIISTILKSVTNRTDMEPFESLGNYDFSNGFRWGFLNSNSLWESFSEGWPSGHTFIATTFLVILWPTLQKAQKLYHSLYVLVIMLSVVTSFHWFSDIVSGVILGIIIGKYFQINQNYASNY; from the coding sequence TTGGGGCTTGGATTTTTTACCTCTTTTATCATTTCTACGATCTTGAAATCAGTAACGAATAGAACAGACATGGAGCCATTTGAATCTCTAGGAAATTATGATTTCAGCAATGGATTCAGATGGGGATTTCTTAATTCAAACAGTTTATGGGAATCTTTTTCCGAGGGATGGCCATCAGGGCATACTTTTATTGCTACCACGTTTCTCGTTATTCTTTGGCCAACTCTTCAAAAAGCACAAAAATTATATCACTCACTATATGTTCTCGTCATTATGCTCTCTGTTGTCACATCGTTTCATTGGTTTTCTGACATTGTTAGTGGAGTCATTCTTGGAATTATAATCGGTAAATATTTTCAAATAAATCAAAATTATGCAAGCAATTATTAG
- a CDS encoding helix-turn-helix transcriptional regulator encodes MTYIDENLDKDLSLQTISNIAYYSQFHLHRLFKAITNETLNAYIIRKRIERSAMMLIHNMEYSIAEIGDRYGFKNDSTFSRTFKKYTDKVQLNFANQTWVILARLVK; translated from the coding sequence TTGACATACATAGACGAAAATTTGGACAAAGATTTGTCATTACAGACAATTTCAAATATTGCCTACTATTCGCAATTTCACCTTCATAGACTATTTAAAGCAATTACAAACGAGACACTAAACGCATATATAATTAGAAAACGAATAGAACGAAGTGCAATGATGCTAATCCACAATATGGAATATAGTATAGCTGAAATTGGAGACAGATATGGCTTTAAAAACGACTCTACATTTTCTAGAACATTTAAAAAATATACGGACAAAGTCCAACTGAATTTCGCAAATCAAACTTGGGTAATTTTAGCAAGATTGGTAAAGTGA
- a CDS encoding GyrI-like domain-containing protein yields MNAKIEITEMPKMNLAYVTQIGVNGIDNAFQQILKWATPKGILAAKDTNVCRVFHDSFKVTDADKVRMSIGILTNQELTVDNEIGLTTIEKGKNIVGHFIIELKEFEKSWDSLFIWMNENGYKKADRYPFEIYHNNFNEHPERKCIVDLCIPIE; encoded by the coding sequence ATGAATGCCAAAATTGAAATTACCGAAATGCCAAAAATGAATTTGGCTTATGTTACACAAATTGGGGTAAACGGAATTGACAATGCTTTTCAGCAAATTCTAAAATGGGCAACACCAAAAGGAATACTAGCTGCAAAGGACACAAATGTCTGTAGAGTTTTTCACGACAGTTTTAAAGTAACAGATGCCGACAAAGTAAGAATGAGTATTGGAATTCTAACAAATCAAGAACTGACAGTTGATAACGAAATAGGACTGACAACAATTGAAAAAGGGAAAAATATTGTTGGGCATTTTATAATTGAGCTAAAAGAATTTGAAAAATCTTGGGACAGTTTATTCATTTGGATGAACGAAAATGGATACAAAAAAGCGGACAGGTATCCATTTGAAATTTATCATAACAACTTTAATGAACACCCTGAAAGAAAATGTATTGTAGACCTTTGTATCCCAATTGAGTAA
- a CDS encoding helicase associated domain-containing protein, with amino-acid sequence MQRHFKKKGDQRMTDYRIKKLDEIKFSWEVGPRNAGLTVKHDDQWLETLSQYSDFKKKYKREPKQKRNSDEYKLGKWRNDQAVYRKQGILSQDRIELLEAEGIIWDLDEHDFNQKIQRLLKYKEEFGNFDVPLSYAIDGVSLGQFVYSVKNEGQNQKTKRS; translated from the coding sequence ATGCAGCGACATTTTAAGAAAAAGGGTGACCAACGAATGACCGATTACAGAATTAAGAAACTGGACGAAATTAAATTTAGTTGGGAAGTAGGTCCAAGAAATGCGGGTTTGACAGTAAAACACGATGACCAATGGTTAGAAACATTATCTCAATATTCCGACTTCAAGAAGAAATATAAAAGAGAACCAAAGCAGAAAAGAAATTCTGATGAATACAAACTTGGGAAGTGGAGAAATGACCAAGCAGTATATCGCAAACAAGGAATTTTATCACAAGACAGAATCGAGTTGTTAGAAGCTGAAGGAATAATCTGGGATTTGGATGAACACGATTTTAATCAAAAAATTCAAAGACTTTTAAAATATAAGGAAGAGTTTGGAAATTTTGATGTTCCATTAAGCTATGCGATTGATGGTGTTTCACTTGGACAATTTGTTTATAGTGTTAAAAACGAGGGACAAAACCAGAAAACAAAGAGAAGTTAG
- a CDS encoding helix-turn-helix transcriptional regulator: MINKRKTKEFNPNNCPVTHCLNKIGGKWKPVIIHLIRKDCNRFSMLQKAIPDISKQMLVNQLREMEEDNILERIIYAEIPPRVEYKISKYGKTLLPIIDSMSDWGLKDLKKSSK, from the coding sequence ATGATAAATAAAAGAAAAACAAAAGAATTTAATCCGAACAATTGTCCTGTTACACATTGTTTAAATAAAATAGGTGGCAAATGGAAACCTGTTATTATTCATTTGATACGAAAAGATTGTAATCGTTTTTCAATGTTACAAAAGGCAATACCTGATATTAGTAAGCAAATGTTGGTCAACCAACTTCGTGAAATGGAAGAAGATAATATTCTGGAAAGAATTATTTATGCAGAAATTCCGCCAAGAGTGGAGTACAAAATTTCGAAATACGGAAAAACATTGTTGCCGATTATTGATAGTATGTCTGATTGGGGGTTAAAGGATTTAAAGAAGTCGTCAAAGTAA
- a CDS encoding nuclear transport factor 2 family protein: MTSREIVNKYYSLNTDIRTGKAQMQDLRNLLADNMVFVGPLMKIEGADNYIGLLTNFIPFHEELNIIKQFQSENEICTITNLKLKTPNGGKISMDIAEYILVENDKISNHTLYYDPREFQSAFPM; this comes from the coding sequence ATGACAAGTAGAGAAATTGTAAACAAATATTATTCCCTTAACACAGATATTAGAACAGGGAAAGCACAAATGCAAGATTTGAGAAATTTACTTGCAGACAATATGGTTTTTGTTGGACCACTTATGAAAATTGAAGGAGCTGATAATTATATTGGGCTTCTGACAAACTTTATCCCTTTTCACGAGGAATTGAATATTATAAAACAATTCCAATCTGAAAATGAGATTTGCACAATAACCAACTTGAAATTAAAAACACCAAATGGGGGCAAAATTTCAATGGATATTGCTGAATACATATTGGTTGAAAATGACAAGATATCAAATCATACATTGTATTACGACCCAAGAGAATTTCAATCAGCTTTTCCAATGTAA
- a CDS encoding class I SAM-dependent methyltransferase, which produces MNKGQISNLLRGLGLIYFTDWLRYYIQKFKNRKINRDFKSKNPDVKLPPDYLIYESFQINYQKYYTESIETAKWLSDHFKKHIDLKDTRILDWGCGPGRIIRHLPNVIGNGCEYFGTDYNKKSIDWCSKNLTNIQLNKNSLRAQLPYDDNFVDVIYGISILTHLSEQLHYDWYNELYRILKPNGIMFLTTQGDNFKVKLTVLELNKYENNQLVVRGKVKEGHRTYSAFHPQGFMRQLFKNVEILEHIETKPEK; this is translated from the coding sequence ATGAACAAGGGACAGATTTCAAATTTACTAAGAGGACTTGGATTAATTTATTTTACTGATTGGCTGAGATATTATATTCAAAAATTTAAAAATCGCAAGATTAACAGGGATTTTAAATCAAAGAATCCTGATGTAAAACTTCCACCAGATTATTTGATTTATGAGTCATTCCAGATAAATTATCAGAAATATTACACAGAGAGCATTGAAACTGCTAAATGGTTGTCAGACCATTTCAAAAAACACATTGATTTAAAAGACACAAGGATACTGGATTGGGGTTGCGGCCCTGGTAGGATAATTCGACACTTACCAAATGTGATTGGTAATGGATGCGAATATTTTGGTACCGATTATAACAAAAAATCTATTGATTGGTGTTCAAAAAACTTGACTAATATTCAACTCAATAAAAACTCATTAAGAGCTCAATTACCCTATGATGATAATTTTGTAGATGTGATTTACGGCATCTCGATCCTTACTCACCTTTCAGAGCAACTACATTATGATTGGTACAATGAGTTATATCGGATTTTAAAACCAAATGGTATAATGTTTCTGACGACACAAGGAGATAATTTCAAGGTTAAATTGACTGTTTTGGAGTTGAATAAATATGAAAATAACCAATTGGTTGTTAGAGGAAAAGTAAAAGAAGGGCATAGAACTTATTCAGCATTTCATCCACAAGGATTTATGAGACAATTATTCAAAAATGTTGAGATTTTAGAACATATTGAGACAAAACCTGAAAAATGA
- a CDS encoding helicase associated domain-containing protein, whose product MMGVILRTEAQTTGNKRSHITTEWRQNFEELKKLKENGVNINEINQDNKEYPKIGNWIFNQQKRYRHSKLSDEQESLLEQLGLRLSREDTKEARWNIFYELLCDYKKQYGDCRVSKSFDKELNIWVGLQRRGYKRNTLIQERIDKLNEIQFEWTVDTTTKKKNAL is encoded by the coding sequence ATGATGGGTGTTATTCTTCGCACCGAAGCACAAACGACTGGCAACAAAAGAAGCCATATAACAACTGAATGGCGACAAAATTTTGAAGAACTTAAAAAGCTCAAGGAAAACGGAGTAAATATTAACGAAATTAACCAAGACAATAAAGAGTATCCTAAAATTGGAAATTGGATTTTCAATCAACAAAAACGTTACAGACACAGCAAACTAAGTGATGAACAAGAAAGTCTATTGGAGCAATTAGGTTTAAGATTATCAAGAGAAGATACAAAAGAAGCACGTTGGAATATTTTTTATGAATTACTTTGTGACTATAAAAAGCAATATGGTGATTGCCGAGTTTCAAAGTCATTTGACAAAGAGTTAAATATTTGGGTAGGACTTCAAAGACGTGGCTATAAAAGAAACACATTAATACAAGAACGAATAGACAAGCTAAATGAAATACAATTTGAGTGGACAGTTGACACAACGACAAAGAAGAAAAACGCCCTATAA
- a CDS encoding ferredoxin family protein: protein MERKEKFKGKGPGILFPIVDFNKCSGAGPCIPACPFDVFELKSINETDKKGLNWVGKLKTKFNNKKAYVVQADLCNACGLCVIACPEKAIKLKAR from the coding sequence ATGGAAAGAAAAGAAAAATTTAAAGGCAAAGGTCCAGGCATACTTTTTCCAATTGTTGATTTCAATAAGTGCTCAGGTGCAGGTCCTTGCATTCCAGCCTGCCCGTTTGATGTGTTCGAACTAAAGTCAATAAACGAAACAGACAAAAAGGGTTTAAACTGGGTAGGAAAACTTAAAACAAAATTCAATAATAAAAAAGCTTATGTTGTTCAAGCAGACCTTTGTAATGCATGTGGATTATGTGTTATAGCTTGCCCTGAAAAAGCAATAAAATTAAAAGCAAGATGA
- a CDS encoding helicase associated domain-containing protein: protein MVCKAKALYREERIPEEHLEKLIEVGFSFSDGHQIRFDKIWEGYYQELKTYFIENGHSDVPRRKDRNDPFL, encoded by the coding sequence ATGGTATGTAAAGCAAAAGCTCTTTATAGAGAAGAGAGAATTCCCGAAGAACATTTAGAAAAGCTAATAGAAGTTGGATTTTCGTTTAGTGACGGACACCAAATTCGCTTTGATAAAATTTGGGAAGGATATTATCAAGAATTGAAAACGTATTTCATTGAAAACGGTCATTCTGATGTGCCAAGACGTAAAGACCGAAACGACCCTTTTTTATAG